Proteins from a genomic interval of Desulfurobacterium sp. TC5-1:
- a CDS encoding NADH ubiquinone oxidoreductase → MAKPKIGIMYLTSCAGCQCEILNYEEALLKLLDLTEIKYFPIGSSANTLDEELDVLFVEGSVSSSLDEEMVKKGREKAKILVAIGTCACFGGIQANNNDVPLEELLETVYGTTDMPFEITHARPVEEVVKVDYSLPGCPVDGKQFVYAAAFLLNGVKPFFPKMAVCYECKLSETECRTLQGLFCLGPITAAGCGAPCTSKGLGCQGCRGDHDAPNYREMVEVLSARGLKGKDLINFMKVFRGNYLKEKLKDAGVE, encoded by the coding sequence ATGGCAAAGCCAAAGATTGGAATAATGTATCTTACAAGCTGTGCTGGATGTCAGTGTGAGATACTTAACTACGAAGAGGCACTCTTAAAGCTTTTAGATCTAACAGAGATTAAGTATTTTCCTATAGGTAGCAGTGCCAATACACTTGATGAAGAACTTGATGTTCTTTTTGTTGAAGGTTCTGTTTCTTCTTCCCTTGATGAAGAAATGGTCAAAAAGGGGAGGGAAAAGGCGAAAATTCTCGTTGCAATAGGAACATGTGCCTGCTTTGGTGGCATTCAGGCGAACAACAATGATGTACCGCTTGAAGAGTTATTGGAAACTGTTTATGGCACGACGGATATGCCGTTTGAAATTACTCACGCAAGACCTGTTGAAGAAGTTGTAAAGGTTGACTATTCTCTACCGGGATGCCCTGTTGATGGAAAGCAGTTTGTCTATGCGGCTGCATTTCTGCTTAACGGCGTGAAGCCGTTCTTCCCGAAAATGGCAGTCTGTTACGAATGCAAACTTTCAGAAACTGAATGTAGAACACTGCAAGGTCTTTTCTGTCTTGGCCCTATTACAGCAGCAGGCTGTGGAGCGCCATGTACATCAAAAGGGCTTGGTTGTCAGGGTTGCCGTGGTGATCACGATGCACCTAATTACAGGGAGATGGTTGAAGTTCTTTCTGCGAGAGGCCTTAAAGGTAAAGATTTGATTAACTTTATGAAAGTTTTCCGCGGCAACTACCTGAAAGAAAAACTAAAAGATGCAGGGGTTGAATGA
- a CDS encoding Ni/Fe hydrogenase subunit alpha has product MMKKEIKVDHLTRVEGHGAIEIILEGDKVKDVKVRITEGPRFYEYTVRERLWTDIPKVVSRICGICYVSHRIASVRAIEDAFDVTVPEPIKLLRRLLIVGEFFESHALHVYFLALPDYMGYDSALAMAKEYPNVVKRAFKMKNLGNTIMKTITGKHFHGENIIPGGFATYPTKEELLALKEQLEDVIVDVEDTVKLFDSLDYPELNDPPILQMAISKDKLAFVGNEMYLSDGTVFTKNEFEMFVTETFNGYSMAKQSTIEGKPFLVGPLARINLHIDSLRPKTKEIVKKMRIKFPSNNSLHQNVARTIELLELVQEGIELIDAILADYPSVSRVDVKPKAGTGFGLKEAPRGTLYHKYSFDENGRCTNANIITPTAQLQANMEKDLKSLADRLSSEDEATIKKYAEMMIRAYDPCISCSVHMFGAKFETLKVVRL; this is encoded by the coding sequence ATGATGAAGAAAGAGATAAAAGTAGATCACTTAACAAGGGTTGAGGGCCATGGTGCCATAGAGATAATCCTTGAAGGTGATAAGGTAAAAGATGTTAAGGTAAGGATAACTGAAGGACCGAGATTTTATGAATACACCGTAAGAGAGAGACTCTGGACAGACATTCCAAAGGTTGTTTCAAGAATATGCGGTATCTGTTATGTCTCTCACCGTATAGCTTCTGTAAGAGCTATTGAGGATGCTTTTGACGTGACAGTACCGGAGCCAATAAAGCTTTTAAGAAGACTGCTCATCGTTGGCGAATTTTTTGAAAGTCACGCTCTCCACGTTTACTTCCTGGCACTTCCTGACTACATGGGATACGATTCTGCCCTCGCTATGGCAAAAGAGTATCCAAACGTTGTTAAGCGTGCATTTAAGATGAAAAACCTGGGTAATACTATAATGAAAACGATTACAGGTAAGCATTTTCATGGTGAAAACATCATTCCCGGTGGATTTGCTACCTATCCAACGAAAGAAGAGCTGTTGGCTCTAAAAGAGCAGCTTGAAGACGTTATCGTGGATGTAGAAGATACCGTTAAGCTCTTTGATTCCCTTGACTATCCGGAGCTTAATGATCCGCCAATTCTTCAAATGGCAATATCAAAGGATAAGCTTGCCTTCGTTGGTAATGAAATGTACCTCTCAGATGGAACGGTATTTACTAAAAATGAATTTGAAATGTTTGTGACAGAAACTTTTAATGGATATTCTATGGCCAAGCAGTCAACTATAGAGGGAAAACCGTTTCTCGTTGGACCTCTTGCAAGAATTAATCTTCACATTGACTCTCTCAGACCTAAAACCAAAGAGATTGTGAAAAAAATGAGAATTAAGTTTCCTTCCAATAATAGTTTGCATCAGAATGTTGCGAGGACAATTGAGCTTTTAGAACTTGTTCAAGAAGGAATAGAGCTTATAGATGCAATACTTGCCGATTATCCTTCAGTTTCAAGGGTTGACGTTAAACCCAAAGCGGGAACCGGTTTTGGACTTAAAGAAGCACCGAGGGGTACTCTTTACCACAAATACTCTTTTGATGAAAACGGCAGGTGTACCAATGCCAACATAATTACACCGACGGCACAGCTTCAGGCGAACATGGAGAAAGATTTAAAGTCTCTTGCTGATAGGCTCTCATCAGAGGATGAAGCTACTATTAAAAAATATGCAGAGATGATGATAAGGGCTTATGACCCTTGCATTTCTTGTTCTGTTCACATGTTCGGTGCTAAGTTTGAAACGCTGAAAGTTGTTCGCCTGTAA
- a CDS encoding thioredoxin family protein, which translates to MDTAIRIFYYIAKAFFFVAFLYLSFIILLRIYWGFKSRRMKGKPLPVLDGEFARLKKGKGLVYFYSPTCQPCKAMEPIIKKLVKDAKVKVVRINVNEKPEFARKFGILATPSEILVKDGKIVKVILGPATEGDIRKGLEL; encoded by the coding sequence ATGGACACTGCCATTAGGATTTTTTACTATATTGCAAAAGCCTTCTTTTTCGTAGCTTTTCTCTATCTTTCATTTATTATCCTTCTAAGGATTTATTGGGGATTTAAGTCCAGAAGAATGAAGGGGAAACCTCTTCCAGTACTTGACGGAGAGTTTGCCCGTCTGAAAAAAGGAAAAGGACTTGTCTATTTCTACTCGCCTACATGTCAGCCGTGTAAGGCAATGGAACCCATTATAAAAAAGCTTGTTAAAGATGCGAAAGTAAAGGTTGTTAGGATAAATGTCAATGAAAAGCCGGAATTTGCAAGGAAGTTTGGGATTCTTGCTACGCCTTCAGAAATTTTAGTTAAAGATGGCAAAATCGTGAAGGTTATTCTCGGGCCCGCGACTGAAGGAGATATAAGAAAAGGGTTGGAGCTATGA
- a CDS encoding MBL fold metallo-hydrolase, with protein sequence MKITFCGAAQVVTGSCHLVETEKTKFLLDCGQFQGGVELENLNYTFPFNPSDVSFVILSHGHLDHCGRLPLLVKKGFKGKIYATSGTIDIARLILMDAAQVQEESIETVNRKRLREGLPPVEPLFVLDDVFDVFDFFEPIPYGEWVETGNVRFRFRDAGHILCSSFVEIEIEGKRVIYSGDLGNKGKPFVPDPSYPEKADVLIVESTYGNRVHKSIEESVAELKEAIVDTFRRGGVVLIPSFALERAQDILYFLKLFIERGEIPRCKVFLDSPLAISITRTFKRHRECFDKDTLELFKKGDPLNFSGLTFTRTVEESMKINNVKSNAIIIAGNGMCTAGRIVHHLRHHLWDRSSSIVFIGYQAEGTTGREIVEGKKKVKVFNEYIKVNAKVYTINGFSSHADKPQLIDWIKKGVKKDTQIVLVHGEKEVMKDYSEAILKGTGIKPVVPELYETVTF encoded by the coding sequence ATGAAAATAACGTTCTGTGGAGCAGCACAGGTTGTTACGGGGAGCTGTCATCTTGTAGAGACTGAAAAAACGAAGTTCCTTCTTGACTGTGGCCAGTTCCAGGGTGGTGTAGAGCTTGAAAACCTTAACTATACGTTTCCTTTTAATCCTTCTGACGTTAGTTTTGTGATTCTTTCCCACGGACATCTTGATCACTGCGGTCGTCTTCCGCTGCTTGTTAAAAAGGGTTTTAAGGGAAAGATATATGCGACTTCCGGGACGATAGACATTGCAAGGCTTATACTGATGGATGCTGCTCAGGTTCAGGAAGAGTCGATAGAAACAGTTAATAGAAAGAGATTGAGGGAAGGGTTGCCTCCTGTTGAGCCGCTCTTTGTTCTTGATGACGTTTTTGATGTGTTTGACTTTTTTGAGCCAATTCCTTACGGTGAGTGGGTTGAAACAGGTAATGTCAGATTTAGGTTTAGGGACGCAGGACATATTCTCTGTTCATCTTTTGTAGAGATAGAAATTGAAGGAAAAAGAGTCATCTATTCTGGAGATCTTGGAAATAAAGGAAAACCGTTTGTTCCTGATCCTTCTTATCCCGAAAAGGCGGATGTTCTGATTGTTGAGTCAACTTACGGAAACAGGGTTCATAAATCGATTGAAGAGTCTGTTGCTGAACTTAAAGAGGCGATAGTTGACACGTTTAGAAGGGGCGGTGTTGTTCTCATTCCTTCTTTTGCACTTGAACGGGCTCAGGATATTCTCTACTTTTTGAAACTTTTTATAGAGAGAGGCGAAATTCCAAGGTGTAAGGTTTTCCTTGATAGCCCTCTTGCCATTTCTATTACGAGAACTTTTAAACGTCATAGAGAGTGTTTTGATAAAGATACACTTGAACTTTTTAAGAAAGGGGATCCGTTAAATTTTTCCGGTTTAACGTTTACGCGAACCGTTGAGGAATCAATGAAGATAAATAACGTTAAGTCAAATGCCATCATAATTGCCGGTAATGGCATGTGCACTGCCGGCAGGATTGTTCACCATTTGAGACACCATCTCTGGGATAGAAGCAGTTCCATAGTTTTTATTGGTTATCAGGCGGAAGGGACAACGGGAAGGGAAATTGTTGAAGGAAAGAAAAAGGTAAAGGTTTTTAACGAGTACATAAAGGTAAATGCAAAAGTTTACACTATTAACGGTTTTTCTTCTCATGCCGATAAACCGCAGCTTATTGATTGGATAAAAAAGGGTGTAAAAAAAGATACCCAAATTGTTCTTGTTCACGGTGAAAAAGAGGTGATGAAGGACTACAGTGAGGCTATATTAAAAGGTACAGGGATAAAGCCGGTTGTTCCAGAACTTTATGAAACTGTAACCTTCTAA
- the polX gene encoding DNA polymerase/3'-5' exonuclease PolX — MKNKELARIFDEWADILEFKGDNPYHIRAYRNAARIINDLSEDIEVLAKEGKLSSLPGIGKRLQAKILEFLKTGKIEEFEKLKTEVPDTIFTLLDIPGVGPKTVKLLYEKLGVRSLEDLKRAIEQGKLYTLPGFREKKVQKIRKGIELLEKSHGRILLGVAVFIVDRIVEQLKSQAFVEHISVAGSTRRMKETVGDIDILATGKNLEIIEAFVSLPNVKEILWKGTKKATIIVEEGEQVDLRVTEPDCYGAALQYFTGSRAHNIHLRTICVKNGLKLNEYGLFRGEERIAGKTEEEIYSALGMDTPPPEIREDTGEIEAAFEHKLPDLVELSEIKGDLHVHSNWSDGASKIEDLIDEALKRGYKYIAITDHSKSLKIASGLSEEDLMRRNYEIDRWNEKLNGKLVLLKGTEVDILPDGRLDYDDEILKTLDFVVASVHSRFNEDNTERILKAIENPYVNVIGHPTGRVIGAREAYPLDLEKIFKTAAETGTALEINCYYNRLDLKDSNCRLAKRSGVKFSLGTDAHHRDHMWMMKLGVGTARRGWVEKKDVINTLNIKRLKEFVMAKRKKFGVA; from the coding sequence ATGAAAAATAAAGAACTTGCCAGGATATTTGATGAGTGGGCGGATATCTTAGAATTTAAGGGGGATAATCCCTATCATATAAGAGCTTACAGAAATGCGGCAAGAATAATAAATGACCTATCAGAGGATATAGAAGTACTTGCAAAAGAAGGAAAACTTTCTTCTCTGCCAGGCATAGGAAAGCGCCTGCAGGCAAAGATTCTTGAGTTTTTGAAAACGGGAAAGATTGAAGAGTTTGAAAAGCTTAAGACGGAAGTTCCTGATACGATTTTCACACTTCTTGACATTCCTGGAGTCGGTCCAAAAACGGTTAAACTTCTCTACGAAAAGCTTGGTGTAAGAAGCCTTGAAGACTTAAAAAGGGCGATAGAACAGGGAAAACTCTACACGCTTCCAGGTTTTCGTGAGAAGAAGGTTCAGAAAATAAGAAAAGGTATAGAGCTTCTTGAGAAGTCTCACGGCAGGATTTTGCTTGGTGTAGCGGTGTTTATCGTTGACAGGATAGTGGAACAGCTTAAAAGTCAGGCGTTTGTTGAACATATATCTGTTGCTGGCTCTACGAGGCGCATGAAGGAGACAGTTGGGGATATAGATATTCTTGCAACTGGTAAAAACCTTGAGATTATTGAAGCTTTTGTTTCCCTTCCAAACGTGAAGGAGATTCTCTGGAAAGGGACAAAGAAAGCAACGATAATTGTTGAAGAGGGCGAGCAGGTTGATTTAAGGGTAACAGAACCGGATTGCTACGGTGCAGCACTTCAATATTTTACAGGTTCTCGTGCCCATAACATTCATCTTAGAACTATATGCGTTAAGAATGGCCTTAAACTCAACGAATACGGGCTTTTTAGAGGTGAAGAGAGAATTGCAGGTAAAACGGAAGAGGAGATATACTCTGCTCTCGGTATGGATACGCCACCACCGGAAATAAGAGAAGATACGGGAGAGATAGAGGCGGCTTTTGAACATAAGCTTCCAGACCTTGTAGAACTTTCTGAAATAAAGGGTGATCTTCATGTTCATTCAAACTGGTCAGACGGTGCTTCTAAAATTGAAGATTTAATAGATGAAGCTCTGAAGAGAGGATATAAATACATAGCGATTACAGATCATTCAAAGTCTCTGAAAATAGCTTCTGGGCTTTCAGAAGAAGACCTTATGAGGCGAAACTACGAAATAGACAGGTGGAATGAAAAATTGAACGGTAAACTTGTTCTCTTGAAAGGTACGGAGGTGGACATACTGCCTGACGGAAGGCTTGACTATGATGATGAAATTTTGAAAACGCTTGATTTTGTCGTTGCTTCTGTTCATTCCCGCTTTAACGAAGATAATACAGAAAGGATACTGAAGGCTATAGAGAATCCTTACGTCAACGTTATAGGTCATCCAACCGGAAGGGTTATAGGGGCAAGGGAAGCTTATCCTCTTGACCTTGAAAAGATATTTAAAACCGCTGCGGAGACGGGAACGGCACTTGAGATAAACTGTTACTACAACAGACTTGACCTTAAAGATTCAAACTGCCGTCTTGCCAAAAGATCTGGTGTTAAGTTTTCCCTTGGTACCGATGCTCACCACAGAGACCATATGTGGATGATGAAACTTGGCGTTGGAACGGCACGGAGGGGTTGGGTTGAGAAGAAAGATGTCATTAACACTTTAAACATAAAAAGACTAAAAGAGTTTGTTATGGCGAAAAGGAAGAAATTTGGTGTGGCTTAA
- a CDS encoding bifunctional ADP-dependent NAD(P)H-hydrate dehydratase/NAD(P)H-hydrate epimerase — protein sequence MFILKASEMGIMDRETIEGVGIPGVVLMENAARGVVSVIEKRVPGRKAVVICGRGNNGGDGLAVARNLIGHGYDVKIFLLSEPDSLKGDAKVNYDILRGMKVQVASVLREIDLGDLFSECEKADFVVDAIFGTGLSKPVEGFYASVIDLINRSETPVISVDIPSGLFADTGNLPSGAFVKASWTVTFAFPKIVHVMAPGCKYVGDVFVVDISIPEKISERHNPGRCILTRDKVFDVFPERDINSHKYNYGFLAVVGGSCGKTGAPSMSALAALRTGVGLVSAVVPRDLNLVFEVKLTEPMTVPIMSAERGHFNANSVDEVVTCLKNGKFSAVAIGPGLGWNRDTEVFVKEILENVDLPFIIDADGLNALSRNVGILKDLKKTAILTPHGGEFSRLTGLSVSEIVSDPITHAVNFAREYGVVLVLKGGRTVVATPEGRAFINVIGNPGMATAGTGDVLTGIIGALVAMGVSAERAAAAGVFLHALAGNMAKEKFGEESLIATDLIELLPEAVKVLKQPVEKRTEIPFVSSMREIIGV from the coding sequence ATGTTCATTCTCAAGGCTTCTGAAATGGGAATTATGGATAGGGAGACAATAGAGGGTGTTGGTATTCCAGGTGTTGTTCTTATGGAGAATGCTGCCCGTGGTGTTGTTTCTGTTATAGAAAAGAGAGTTCCCGGAAGGAAAGCGGTTGTTATCTGCGGCAGAGGAAATAACGGTGGTGATGGTCTTGCAGTTGCCAGGAATCTCATAGGTCACGGTTACGACGTAAAGATTTTCCTTCTGTCTGAACCTGATAGTTTAAAGGGGGATGCTAAAGTTAATTATGATATTTTAAGGGGCATGAAAGTTCAGGTTGCCTCCGTTTTAAGAGAAATAGACCTTGGAGATTTATTTTCCGAATGTGAGAAAGCAGATTTTGTCGTTGATGCGATTTTTGGGACGGGACTTTCAAAGCCTGTTGAAGGTTTCTACGCTTCAGTTATAGACCTTATAAACAGGAGCGAAACGCCTGTTATTTCTGTTGATATTCCTTCAGGCCTTTTTGCCGATACGGGAAATTTGCCTTCCGGTGCTTTTGTGAAGGCCAGCTGGACGGTTACATTTGCTTTCCCGAAGATTGTTCACGTTATGGCTCCTGGCTGTAAGTATGTAGGGGATGTTTTTGTAGTTGATATATCCATTCCGGAAAAGATTTCAGAGAGGCATAATCCGGGAAGGTGTATTTTAACCAGAGATAAAGTTTTTGATGTTTTTCCGGAAAGGGATATCAACAGTCACAAGTACAACTATGGTTTCCTTGCTGTTGTTGGAGGTTCCTGCGGAAAGACAGGTGCACCATCGATGAGTGCTTTGGCAGCTTTAAGAACAGGTGTGGGGCTTGTTTCAGCGGTTGTTCCCAGAGATCTTAATCTTGTTTTTGAGGTTAAGCTTACGGAACCGATGACTGTTCCAATAATGTCTGCAGAAAGGGGTCACTTTAACGCCAACTCTGTTGATGAAGTGGTTACATGCCTTAAAAACGGTAAGTTTTCTGCGGTTGCGATAGGTCCAGGTCTTGGATGGAACAGGGATACCGAGGTATTTGTTAAAGAAATTCTGGAAAACGTTGATTTGCCGTTCATCATAGATGCCGACGGTTTAAATGCACTTTCCAGGAATGTTGGGATTCTTAAAGATTTAAAAAAGACGGCCATTCTTACGCCTCACGGTGGAGAATTTTCAAGACTTACCGGCCTTTCTGTTTCTGAAATAGTATCTGACCCTATAACTCATGCGGTTAACTTTGCCAGAGAATACGGAGTGGTTCTTGTTTTAAAAGGTGGTAGAACAGTTGTTGCAACGCCTGAGGGCAGAGCTTTTATAAACGTTATAGGAAATCCCGGAATGGCCACTGCTGGGACAGGTGACGTTCTTACAGGGATAATTGGTGCACTTGTTGCAATGGGTGTTTCTGCTGAAAGGGCAGCAGCTGCTGGTGTCTTTCTTCACGCCCTTGCTGGTAATATGGCAAAAGAAAAGTTTGGTGAAGAGTCTCTTATTGCTACAGATTTAATAGAACTTCTGCCTGAGGCGGTAAAAGTGCTGAAGCAGCCTGTTGAAAAGAGAACAGAGATACCTTTCGTAAGCTCTATGAGAGAGATAATTGGTGTTTAA
- a CDS encoding ATP-binding protein — MFKTKRARNRALKIAGLSLLFVVLLFYGTRFISGISGRFYLSNPTFHILFSLNLIILLVIFVFLIRNIFLFFIPHRSTRLRFKLVTAFSLLILGPSLFAVIISTSFVNKGLDRLFRLQMKRSIETSLSLARESLSIVSSDVARFLETFPSFKRVNPAEEGFAGICRIGKRMECKGEIDVDALTVEKVLEVEGLYSRFDSKKKTLTVCVKRGKRIYCASKKISPSFVEKFSQLEQLQKDYRMLKTYERPIKGVYTATFLVMAFLVLFGAFWFARYFEKRINIPVESLYRATRRISRGDLDVKVEEEGTDELKNVIVAFNYMVEQLKALKEKLESEKDYVEKVINSISPAVITVSKDGEVISFNSAALSIVKEIGEKRQFMELFESYPEIKSSVQELLLSGGGKREISEIVDGKERFLSVEVIPFPDGEGSVVIIEDLTEMVNAQKMSAWKEVAQRLAHEIKNPLTPISLSAERVRRLILKQNVPEELKQAVDKAVSLIVEEVEIIRRLVDEFRTFARLPLPEKRMEDLNKLMETYALAYGEKIKVDFNPGNIPEIPVDKKLFREVFLNLIENSIDAGASAVSISTAYRDGKVYIFFKDNGPGIPESLRDKIFSPHMSTKKSGWGLGLAIAKRIIEDHGGRIYLVDGNTFVIELPA, encoded by the coding sequence GTGTTTAAAACAAAGAGAGCGAGAAACAGAGCTTTAAAAATAGCCGGATTGTCTTTGCTTTTTGTAGTGCTTCTTTTTTATGGAACAAGATTTATTTCGGGAATTTCCGGCAGATTTTATTTAAGTAATCCGACCTTTCACATTCTATTTTCCCTTAATCTGATTATTTTATTAGTTATTTTTGTGTTTCTTATAAGGAATATCTTTTTATTTTTTATTCCTCATCGTTCCACAAGGTTAAGATTTAAGCTTGTTACTGCCTTTTCTCTTCTCATTTTAGGGCCTTCCCTATTTGCGGTGATAATATCGACAAGTTTTGTAAATAAAGGTCTTGATAGACTGTTTCGCCTTCAGATGAAAAGAAGTATTGAGACCTCTCTTTCTCTTGCAAGGGAGAGTTTAAGTATTGTGTCCAGCGATGTTGCACGGTTTTTGGAGACCTTCCCTTCTTTTAAAAGGGTGAATCCTGCTGAAGAGGGTTTTGCAGGCATCTGCCGTATAGGTAAAAGGATGGAGTGTAAAGGAGAGATAGACGTTGATGCTCTTACTGTGGAAAAAGTACTTGAGGTGGAGGGGCTCTATTCCCGTTTTGACAGCAAAAAGAAAACTTTGACTGTATGTGTAAAAAGGGGTAAACGCATATACTGTGCTTCTAAAAAGATTTCACCTTCTTTTGTAGAAAAATTTTCTCAGCTTGAGCAGCTTCAGAAAGATTATCGTATGTTGAAAACGTACGAGAGACCCATAAAAGGTGTTTATACTGCAACGTTTTTGGTAATGGCTTTTCTTGTCCTTTTTGGTGCTTTCTGGTTTGCAAGGTATTTTGAAAAACGGATAAACATTCCTGTAGAGTCTCTCTACAGGGCAACAAGGCGAATTTCAAGGGGCGACCTTGATGTTAAGGTTGAAGAAGAAGGTACAGATGAGCTTAAAAACGTTATAGTGGCTTTCAATTATATGGTGGAGCAGCTTAAGGCATTAAAGGAGAAACTTGAAAGCGAGAAGGATTATGTTGAAAAAGTTATAAACAGTATTTCGCCTGCGGTTATCACTGTTTCAAAAGACGGTGAAGTTATCTCTTTCAATTCAGCTGCCCTTTCGATAGTTAAAGAGATTGGTGAAAAGAGGCAGTTTATGGAATTGTTTGAATCTTATCCTGAGATAAAAAGTAGTGTTCAAGAGCTTCTTTTATCCGGTGGAGGGAAGAGGGAGATTTCTGAAATTGTTGATGGGAAGGAGCGCTTTTTATCAGTTGAAGTTATTCCCTTTCCGGACGGTGAGGGTAGTGTTGTAATTATTGAGGATTTAACAGAGATGGTGAATGCTCAAAAGATGTCTGCCTGGAAAGAGGTTGCGCAGAGGCTTGCTCATGAGATTAAAAATCCTCTTACACCGATTTCGCTGTCTGCAGAGAGGGTCAGGAGGTTGATTTTGAAGCAGAATGTTCCTGAAGAGCTTAAACAGGCCGTTGATAAGGCGGTTTCGCTTATTGTTGAAGAGGTTGAAATAATAAGACGGCTTGTTGATGAGTTTAGGACTTTTGCAAGGCTTCCCCTTCCTGAAAAGAGAATGGAAGATTTAAATAAGCTTATGGAGACTTACGCCCTTGCCTACGGAGAAAAGATAAAGGTGGATTTTAATCCGGGAAATATTCCTGAAATCCCTGTTGATAAAAAACTTTTCAGAGAAGTATTCCTTAATCTTATAGAAAACAGTATTGATGCTGGCGCTTCAGCTGTTTCAATATCAACTGCGTATAGAGACGGAAAAGTCTATATCTTCTTTAAAGATAATGGTCCCGGTATTCCGGAAAGTTTAAGAGACAAAATATTTTCACCTCATATGTCAACTAAAAAGAGTGGTTGGGGACTTGGACTTGCCATTGCAAAGAGGATAATAGAAGATCACGGCGGCAGGATATACCTTGTTGACGGTAACACATTTGTTATAGAACTTCCAGCCTAA
- a CDS encoding APC family permease, producing the protein MLFRHRNAKIHRLYKEKLGLKELIAIGVGGMIGGGIFSVLGIAVGLAGNGAPISFIIDMLIALAAGYHYVKLCLTFRDDGASYTYLKRAFPDKPFISSIEGWVVILGYIGTLALYSFTFGAYGADLLGYSSSNLVRIGLSVLVLLFFYYINVRGVRSSGVTEDIIVYLKIIILSLFAIIGLSRVDVHRFVPLMNKGVVPVFLGAAVIFVAYEGFQLITNAVVETENPDRDIPRGIYGSIMITGLIYFLLAVIAVGTLSYQQIVTAKEYALAVVAQPVLGVFGRVLIGIAALMATSSAVNSTMFGASRMMAEMGEQGIMPRFLSNRNEKLVPVAALTILFLFALLFSMMGSLSIIAEFSSLTFLTVSIGVSIANVKLRRKTHAHIGVALAGLILMIVTSATIVGYLLKTKPEEIFTIIGLYAVVSIIAILYTEKTVKIRQ; encoded by the coding sequence ATGCTTTTCAGGCACAGAAACGCTAAAATTCACAGACTTTACAAAGAGAAATTGGGACTTAAAGAGCTTATTGCTATTGGCGTTGGCGGGATGATAGGTGGTGGCATATTTTCCGTGCTGGGGATAGCCGTTGGTCTTGCCGGTAACGGTGCGCCTATTTCTTTTATCATAGATATGCTGATTGCTCTTGCTGCAGGTTACCACTATGTAAAGCTGTGCCTCACTTTCAGGGATGATGGAGCAAGCTACACCTATCTTAAAAGGGCCTTTCCTGATAAACCTTTCATTTCTTCAATTGAGGGCTGGGTGGTTATTTTAGGTTACATAGGAACTCTTGCCCTTTATTCCTTTACGTTTGGTGCTTATGGTGCTGATTTATTAGGTTATTCATCTTCAAACCTTGTTAGAATCGGTCTTTCCGTTCTCGTTCTTCTTTTCTTTTATTACATTAATGTTAGAGGTGTCAGGTCTTCAGGTGTTACGGAAGATATTATAGTTTATTTGAAAATAATAATACTTTCTCTGTTTGCTATTATAGGACTTTCAAGAGTTGATGTTCATAGGTTTGTTCCCTTAATGAATAAAGGTGTTGTTCCGGTCTTTTTAGGTGCTGCTGTTATTTTTGTTGCGTATGAGGGATTTCAACTTATTACCAATGCCGTTGTTGAAACGGAAAATCCAGATAGAGATATTCCTCGGGGTATATACGGTTCCATAATGATAACCGGATTGATTTATTTTCTTTTGGCTGTGATAGCTGTTGGTACTTTGAGCTATCAGCAGATAGTTACGGCTAAAGAATATGCCCTTGCCGTAGTTGCACAACCGGTACTGGGTGTTTTTGGTAGGGTTTTGATAGGGATAGCAGCTCTTATGGCAACAAGCTCCGCCGTTAATTCAACAATGTTTGGTGCTTCACGGATGATGGCAGAGATGGGAGAACAGGGGATAATGCCCCGCTTTTTGTCAAATAGGAATGAAAAACTTGTTCCTGTTGCAGCGCTTACTATTCTTTTTCTTTTTGCTTTGCTGTTCTCAATGATGGGTAGTCTGAGTATAATAGCAGAATTTTCGAGTTTAACGTTTCTTACGGTTTCAATAGGTGTTTCAATAGCGAATGTAAAACTGAGAAGAAAAACACACGCTCATATAGGTGTAGCTCTTGCAGGGCTTATTCTTATGATAGTTACTTCGGCAACTATTGTTGGGTATCTCTTAAAAACTAAGCCAGAGGAAATTTTCACGATTATAGGTCTTTATGCGGTTGTTTCAATAATTGCGATTCTTTATACAGAGAAAACTGTTAAGATTAGACAATAA